In Heliangelus exortis chromosome 3, bHelExo1.hap1, whole genome shotgun sequence, the genomic stretch tcacacctgaaaccctcccttagggaggcACCAACAggataaatgaccaaaattgaccagagtattccatcccatacacctcatactcaggagaaatttgagggatcacaagggtcaaaccccttcctgcttccccttcttcccctctccctgtttgttttggcatcctgggaggattccatcccttcctctgcctgtgctcctgatccatgccagcctgaatctgtgtgttcctgcctccagctcccaactgctgctgaccccaggattccagcctgaactttcccagggctgccctgcagcctcggtggtgaagtgagagttattgggggaaaggggagaggaacatggtatccattttcctgtatatttgtatatatttagtaatttttcctatttatcatcactgtttcattaaagctgtgtagtttcgtttccaacccatcagtctctctcccttattctctctcctttctttatcagggaggggagggggattaataaagagcatctgttatttggtttaattgccaggccaaTGTTAAACCCTGATACCTCTGCATCCACACTGGGAGACAAGGGCAAAGAATTTCCCTGTCCTGAACATTTTAAGAATGATTTCCTAGAAGGAAAGTTCAGATCCTCAAGTTCAGGAGGATAACACTGCCAGATCATTCTCCAGTCATTGATGGATGGAGCAGAACTGGGTGAAATACAGAACTGATGGCAAGTGGACCGTTCATTTTTGATTGGTTTTGTCTTCATTTCAGTGTCCAAAACTGtctttcagctctgaaaatgtAGAACTACATTGTACTGACGTTTTCCTAGAGGAAGAATTCTCTGACAAAGATTGCCACAATGATTAGAGATGGTTCCAGTGATGTCCCCTTGCACTGCCAAGAGTTTCTCTTGGAGAAATCTCACCCAACATCAAAACGAGAGAGTGTGTCAAGGAGTGTTTACAGTATTCACAGGACTCCAGAGTTATTCTAAGAACTTGACCATCGttcaccacaaagaaaaaaaacaaaaaaacactaaaaaaacatCTGTGCAGCACAACCACTGCAATTTAGATAACAACTGGAGAGTTACCTGTAATCCCAAGGAGCAAGGGACCGGTTGCTGACATCATGGACCACCCTAGAGCCATGATCTGAAGTGCTGATCCGAATGTCAACTTTCACTGTGGAAGGGAACTTGGGATCCTTTGGGTTCAGGCAATCTTCACCAAGCCTCCCAGAGCCACTGCCCTTGTTGGGTCGAGGCCGAGCTGCCCTCCCATGGGGTGAGCTCCTTACACTGAGGGCTACAACCACCACCAAAAGCAGTGACCtgaactgggagagaaaaagacatCATTGGCTTGGTTCTGTCAAGAGAGAAAGCACAAAGAGACAAATCTAGACTGGACTGGACCATCAGTGGGCCATATAACTAGAAAATGGAGAAGGATGCAGAACATGAGTCCTCTCTTGAACCTCTTTCTTGATGGGACTCGGCTCTGGGCAGTGGTCCTCAGACTTCTGGTTGGGTGAGACAGCATGAGACAATACTGTAATGCTGTTAATAATGCTCATCACAACAAATGCTGAATTCTGATTCAAATTCTGATTCAAAAGTGGGCTCTGCACCAGAAAGAGCATCTCTCCAACAAGCTCTGAAAGCTCCTCCTCCACAGTCAAACAGCCTTATGATCTACAAGGAGGGGTAAGGGCTTGGCTGACCCCATGCCTAAGCTTAGAAACCAAGGTGCCTTCTCAGGAGGGCAAAGCTTGGCCACCTCTACCTGCTGGAAATAACCCTTTTCTTGATGAAATCCAAGATTCTTGGGCCATTTCCAGGAGCTCAGGTGTTAGGAAAAGACGGATGGATGGAAAGCTGTTAAAAAAGTCACCAGTGCTGCAAATATTGCCCAGGCTCAGATGAAACAGTCAGACATTCCCCTCACAAGGACATTCCAGCAATGTTGATAGCATCTTCTCTGGGATACAGCCTGTCTCTCCTCACCCCACAGCCACCATTCTGCCCTGGCACATGATTAATGGATTATCCATTGCCTCCCGTGCACCAAACCCATTTCCAAAAGCTGAGGACATGAAGCTGAATCAGCCTCAGCATCCCCTTCAGCTCCCTCTAAAACCCACAGAGGTTGCTCCTAAATAACAACATCATggaatctgcattttttttgctcttgcaGCAAAAAGATCTCAACTCTGATACCAGATCTGAGCACTTACCACCACTGAGTAGCTGGCAAAAGCCATGGCAACCTCTCTGCCGCTTTTGGGGAGAGAGCACAAGGGTTCTCCTGCTCTGAGACCTCTTCCACCCTGCGTGTGTCTCCAAGCCAGCTGTGGTCTCCTTTATATAGTGAAGTTCAACCACCAGCATCCTTTCCATTGCAGCCTCTGGCTGCCCTACTTGACCCAAAGTTAGGAGCTGATCTTTCCTTTTCTAGCCCACTTCCTTCTGCCTACCTCCAGATAGGGGAGGGCAGACAGTATGTCATCAGAATCCCAACTCAGCCAGTGCAGTTTATTCAGGCAGATAAAGagataagagaaaaagaaaaaagaaaaaaaagttcaggcagatttgtttggtttttttccttcccaccccctcTTTCTAATATTAGTGTTCTCTCACCACAAACACAGCTGTGGATGCGTTTCCACGTGCCCCACACAGACCAAGCAGCAGAGATCAGCAAGCTGCAAAGTCAGGTACCCAACAAGGGCTTCAAAATGAGGACAGGACGTGGAGCTTCACGACTGAACCTCCCTTTGCTTCAGTTGCACCACCTGcccccatctcatctcatctcatctcatctcatctcatctcatctcatctcatctcatctcatctcatcatCTCatttcatctcatctcatctcatctcatctcatctcatctcatctcatctcatctcagaGATCCCTGTATCCTCCCTTGGCCAGGCAGGGGAAGAGCAGATGCCCATGGAAAGTCCTCCTGGGAGAACTGGGGGAAACAAGAGCTGGGAAGCCTTTGCTTCTCTCATTGTTGAGATCCCATGTTGACATTTTCTGGGGATCTCTTTGAAAAAAACTGCAGGCCCTTGTGAGGGTCCTGAGGGCATGAATTGGCTTTACTAACCTTGCCCTGAATTACCATGGGGTTTCCTCCATAGCCCAGCACCAGGAGACCCATTGCCTTTCAGCTTTGGGTCCCCAGTCCCtacctgagctgtgctggtgtcCTGCCCCTCCTCTGCCTTGGTCTACTGGATAGACCTTGGAGAAGTGTTTCTCCTTGGACATAGATAGGAGACCAACACCATGGCCAGACTGGATTGCactttgcctcagtctcctctaaGTGTCAAGGGAAGtggaagaaatttattttgaaactgtttGCTTCTATTTTAATGTCCCTGAAAGGTCTCCAacatccccagcagcacagtggtTGTAGATTGAAGCccaaaaggcctaataaaactgtttagagacagagttttaagtctttaaacagcaaaggtatttatttgcggatCTGGGGAACTCCCAACTCGTGCTGAACAGAGAGTTCCAGGGGTCAGGGGGGTAGGGTTAGAGTATTTATACAGCCTAcatgcatattcataagattacgacaggtaattataatattcataacaggtggagtctgggtggaaccaggtggagtctgggcggaaccaggtggagtctgggcgggGTCTGGGCAGAGCCATCCTCTCAGGGATATGTCCCCCTTAGGGTTAAACTTCTATCTCCCTTGATTCCAGGTGGCTTCATGTTGTTCTATGGATATTGGACCCCAGCCATAACTTttctcttatctgctggttgtggcatctttatgttctccttgtgcagatgttcacacGCTTTTGGGGCCAAGCTGGTGCCTCCCTGGCCTTGGCGGTGCCTTGTTCTAAAAACAAGGCTTACACTCCCAATTATTTCCCAGACAGAAAGCTAGCTTTGTtaggccttgttttgcttttcactgtaacagtggaaaattgttttgcttctaactgaaacagtggaaaattacaagTTTGGATTGCTTCGCCTGGTCCTTTCTCGGTTTAGCCTTGAATTGTTATGATCACAAGTTCTAATTCTACATtaggtaaattcacacaaacaacttggcctgctctccttttcccacaggaactGATCTGTTAAGATCCTTCTCTGTTTCAAGATGTTGATGGCCCAGCAATATATTATGGTGTTGGGTGAGGTGTGGAGGCAAATGGGAGAGAATTCACATGGAGTCAGTGTCCTGGCAAGCAACTGGGAGTGTCTTTTGATGATCCCCTAGAAATCCCAGCAAATTTGAATGACTCAGGAATATTTAGAAAGCTTTAGCATGCACAGTGTAAGGGCTTGGCAGAAAGTCTCCCCACTTTGAATCATCTGATAGGCCTCACATCTGGACTTGGGTTGACCATCAACCTTGGACAGGCTCAAAAGAGCCAGGTCAGGAGCTCTGCTGGCACTACATTATTTGGGTTCCCCCACCTGGCACTGCCCCTCTATTCCCTCATGGAAAATAATGGCTCTCAATCACACACACTAATaaccccctttttttattttgggatgagaagcaacaaaaataaaaggggaacCAAGAGCAAAGACTCTGCTGTGATCCAGCAAGAATCAGCTGCcacctggaggagaaaagaccaGCACCAGAAGAACCAGATGTCTTGGGTCCCTGGTGGAATTCAGAAGTAGaattcatttttattgcatACAAATACCAGGAAACCAGTCTGATCAGCTTCTCTGTggagaaaaacccaaagagaAACCTCTCCCAAAACCAGGTAGCCAAGCTAGAAGAGGAAGACTGAAGCATAGGACCCTACAGACAAAGTCATCTTCAGTCCTCCAGAAAAATCAACAGATCCGTGGCATTTTTAGGCCTCCAGAAAATTAGATGCCTCTTAGGGATTCCTGGCATCTTCAGAAGAGAAGGGGCTGACCCAGTCCCTGCTCTACCACCTCTCTTGAGTAACATCAGCAGAAATCTCCACGCTTTGAtgttttctgtcactgcagGATGTTGTCATCTTTTTGTGGTCTGATTCAACTGGCAGCTTGGCCACCTCACCCTTTGTTTTCACATTCCAGATTACCAGCTTCACTCAAGATAATACCAACTTTATGACCCATGTTCCTCCTCTGACTGTTCACACCAACGCATCCACAAACGCATTGACTGAGATGTGAAAAGTGGAAGGACAAGAGAGGGTAGGATTATCAGAAATCCACTTTTATAGCCCAGAAACCGGCTTCCCcacccctttttcttttttttttttttccttttttcccccaagtgcTTGTGGTGAAAGAGAAATGGCACTGCCATGAAATGGGTTGGGTTGTGCAAGTAGAGGGTTAAGAGGAAACTTAGGTGCAACGAAGCAGTGACGTTACCACGCCACAGTATTGGGGTTTTTGGCCCACACCACCCCTTTCCACTcacattttctgtcttcagctgcTTAAAATCTCAGCAAGGATTCCCTGTTTGACCACCAGTTTCCTACAGCTGAACTTGTCTTGAAGTTCATTGAAAATTCAATCTAAAAAAGAGGTCGCTGAATATGAATCATtagaagggagggaaaaaatagctgttcaaaaacagcacaaaaagcTGTTCTCTCCCATGTGGCAAGGGCTTGGAGcaaggagaaggacttgggaagCAAAGAGAAGTTTTCATTACTCCAAAAATTCTTCTACATTTGAGTTACTACAGAGAAAATCCATGGTTTGTACTGCAGGATTCATTAAATGCTGAGGTTGAGGTTTCCATAACCTTGCAGGGGCTTAAGGGATAAAACACACCAGATTTCAGGTTAGTTTTTAGATACCACATCCTTCCAAGCTCCTCTGAACTCTTCAGCTTTCACACCTCACAGGAGGTACCTCTACCACCTCCAAGGAAACATGGAATCAAAACTCCAGAGCAGACAGAAACCAAGATTTCTTAAATGCCTTTGAAcctagagaaaaacaaaaaacaaaggaaaaaaaaaaaccatcaagcACTGAACCATGGTCTGCATTTCATTGACTTGACTGCTGGGCAAAGCAAAGGCTGTCtccttgctgcttctctgcaaatATTCAGAGCTGGGAGTCCCACTTCAGTGATACCATCATTATTGGGTCCTGTGCTGGGGTCAGCAACATAAGAAGGacctggagctgttggagcaagtccaaaggaggCCACGGAGATGCTCTGagagctggagcatctctgctctggagccaggctgagagagatgggggtgttcagcctggagaagaggaggctcccaggtgatcttagagcatcttccagtgcctgaaggggctcaaaaaaaaaaaaaaaaaaaaaaaaaaaaaaaaaaaaagctaagggATTTTTGGCAATGTGACACCATAAAACCTTCTCCTTTAGTGACCTGACTGGGGGCATCCCTGCTTAACCAAAGTGGGGTTTGCTGATGGGGCTTCATCACCTGGACAAAAAGACTCCTGACCAAGTTACCAACCACAGCTGAGAGACAtcaaatgataaaaaaaaaaaaaaaaacaaagaaaacaaaacaaaaaaaaacccacatcttGAGGGGAAACCTGGCAGATTGAGCACACCACAAATACCAGCAGCAGAAACCTCTGCATGGGGCTGTTGGCATCTACAGCTCCATGACAGCCACCACAGCTCTGTGTCACCCCTGGTGACCGTCAAAGGGGACAGGTGTCACCTCCAGCTCCTGTGATGGGCCACGGCCAAACCTCATTTTTGACTCTTTCTCATGCTTGGCTTCACACTTTGGCCAGAGCTGTGGGTTGGGTGGGAAGCAGGGATTAGGTGATGCTGACA encodes the following:
- the LOC139793861 gene encoding interleukin-17F-like, yielding MAFASYSVVFRSLLLVVVVALSVRSSPHGRAARPRPNKGSGSGRLGEDCLNPKDPKFPSTVKVDIRISTSDHGSRVVHDVSNRSLAPWDYRLDEDPNRFPQVIADAQCRLSGCITPLGQEDHSLNSVPIHQEILVLRREQRGCLPTYHLEKRIITVGCTCAAPVIHHHS